The DNA segment GTGATGTGGGCGAGGTTGTTGTCTGCATGCATGGTTCTAGCAGCGATAACTACGCTTTAATTCACAGAGCCACTCGTGTTAGAAAAATGCATAGTAGTAGACGGGACGCTTTCAAGTCTATAGGGTCAATTCCACTAGCTAAAATCGAGAATAGACGTGTTCAAATACTCTTAAAAAATTACAGGATCGCAGGCGCTGAAAAATATGAGCCTCAAATTTCACTAGACACTAAAGTCGTTTTACTATACTTTCACCCCGGTATGGATCCGAATATAATCGATTACTTCGTTGATAAAGGATACCACGGCATAGTGTTTATGGGGACAGGTTTAGGGCATGTCTCAGAGTCTCTTATCCCGTCTATTAAAAGAGCTGTTGACAATAAAATACCAGTTTTAATGACCACTCAAACTATATGGGGTTACACAGGATTGAACGTTTATGAAACTGGGCGGAAACTTTTAGCCGCAGGTGTCATACCCTGCTCTAATCTCCTCCCCGAAGTCGCTTATACAAAGTTAATGTGGGTTTTATCCCAGACAGATGATTTAAAGCAGATCCGTAGCTTAATCCACATGAATCTAGCCGGTGAAATCCTAGATAGAGAGGAGTATAACGGTTTCATAGTTCTACAGGGGGTTGAAAAAGGAGTAGAAGATATCTTGAAAAACGTTTGAGTGAAATAAAAATGTTAAAAATATAGTTTTACTGGGCTTTCTCCGCTTCAACCTCACTCATTTCTTCTTCAAGCTCCTCTATAGGAATAGGTGGAGGGGTCGTCATCATAGTGTAGCCGATCCATGCAGCTATAGCCATAATCCCTATAATCGCCAGCCATAATGGTATAGCTAACGCCCACAGATAATTAGCTAATAGCGTGTTTCCAAGCGGGAGAACGTCCGGTAGTAACGGGACAAGAATCACCCAGTAAGTGTACCCTATTATTATTATAACAGCTACGATAAATATTATAGCACCATAAGCTTTATCTTTAGCCATACTTGAGCCTCCTATATTGTAAAATATAGATTGCTTACATGTATAAATGGTTTATGCTTTTAAACATTTTTAGAAAATGTTAAATGTGTGATCTTCTTCTAATCTTGCTCACTAACCTGCTTATGCCAGGATCAACCCCGAGTGTTAGAGCGTAATAGTAGGTTAACCACATTAAAGGTATCGCGTAAAGTGCTGGTGAGAGTAAATTTCCAGCAAGGCCCCCCAGCCTGTTTTTTATAAAATCGTAGGGGCTGGTTAATATAATTTTATCTTCTCCGGCATACTTCCTCCACATTTTAGTTATGTATCGTGCTGTTTTCATTAAGCTTTCACTCGCGAATGAGCGGTGAGGGTTAAGTAGTATAAGTGGTTTTTTCACCGGGTTTTCAGGTTCAAGCGTCTCTATTAAACTGTGTATAAACTCCTCAGCTCTCATATGACAGGCGTCTTGCTTACATCCCTCCATAAACATTATTACAGCCTGTTTAACAGCGATTAAATATCTGATTCCGTCCCCTACTACGTAGAATGTTTCACCGCGGTGTTTTACTAATTCTAAGGCTTTTCTCTTAGCCCACTCTATGATCTTAGGGTTTTTAGCTGTTTCTTCGATTAGGGCTGGGAGTTTCTCTCTCTGAGTTTTTTTAAGATCTAAGGCTTCAGGTGTGTTAATCGTTGTTAGAAGAAGATCGTTTAGTAGAGCTAAAGTGGTTTGGAATGTGGAAGTGGATATTAAAGGTTTTTCAGGGTATTTAATGGTGTGAGTGTTAAGTATAATGCAGTTCTCCGTTTTTAAATCATAGATTGAACCCGGTGCCGTATGTTTAAGGTTTGTAATCCAAACCGCTAGTTTTATTTTATAATTCAGTTTTTTAAAAGCTTGAATCGTATCATATGTAGCGCCGGATTGAGAGAGAAATATTACAGCGCTGTCATTGTCTAACATCAGATCCTGTTCAACTAAGCAACGGGAATGATATACTTCGATGGGTTTTTTAGAGTAATAACGCCAGATAATTTTTGAAATGCATGGTATAATATATTTATCCCCTGCGCCTGTGAGAATAATATTCGAGCACTCTCTGAGCTTACTAGCAGCCTCCTCTACTCTACTAGACTCTAAGCTTAAAGTGTTTTTAACGCTTTCACCTAGTGTTAAAATATTCTCTTTAACTCCGAGTTTATCATATTTTTTCTCGAGTTCATCCCACACTTTAATGCACCGTTAACTTTTTAATTCTTTCAACTCCTCGTCTACTAATTCAACACCCCATTTAGAAAGCCGCTCCGCCTCTTTCTGTGAACGGGATTCAGCGTAGCATCTTACGATTGGCTCTGTGCCAGAAGCTCTGATTAAAACCCAGCCGTTCTCCGCGTATATTTTAAGCCCATCTGTTGTATCTAAATTGTAGTTTTTCAATTTCTCTTTTAACTTATTTAATAGTTTTTCTTTAAAAGAATCCGGGCATGAAAGTTTCTTCTTAACCTGATAGTATTTCGGTAGTTTTTCAATTAACTTTGACAATGCTTCACCTGTCTCAGCTAAATATTCAAGCATTAGCATAGCACCCATCGCGCCGTCTCTAACATATTGATGAGGGGCGTAGAATATTCCACCATTCTCTTCACCGCCGATAACGCCGTCAACTTCTTTCAAAGTTCTAGCTACGATTACACTGCCAACTCTGGTAGTAATAAGCCGCCCACCGTATTGTTCAACGACATCTTTCACTATATTAGAGGTGGCTATCGGGGTTACAACTATCCCTTTTTTTATTTTTGAAAGCGTTTTTATTACTAACAGCGCGAAGCTTTTATCACCTGTTATAAACGAGCCTTTTTCGTCGACGAATACAACTCGATCCGCGTCGCCGTCATGGGCGATTCCTATATCCGCACCTGTCTCTTTAACAGTTTTTTTAAGAAGCTGTAAGTTTTCATCGTTTGGCTCAGGGTTTCTCCCAGGGAAAAAACCGTCTAAGTTGGAGTTTACTGTAATCGTCTCGCAGCCGGCGATTGTTGTAAGGTAGGGTGTCACCAACCCGCCGACACCGTTGCCTGCATCTACAACTACCTTTAAACCTGTTTTTTTAATTAGTGTTACATCTACTTTTCGGATTATGCTATCCATATAAATTTTTAAAATATCTTCTCTTCTATCGCACCATCCTACATTACGCCAGTTCACGGTAGCGTAGCTGTTCAGAAAATATATTTTTTCAATCTCCTGCTCCTCTATTGTTGAAACCTCCACCCCGTCTGAGCCTACAACTTTAACTCCATTAAATTCAGGTGGGTTATGTGAAGCTGTTACGATTACAGCGCCGCGTGAGGTTAACTCTCTAATAGCATATTGAATAGCAGGGGTTGGAGCTAACCCCACATCTATAGCGTTCACTCCAACGGATAGTAAACCTGAAATAATAGCGTTTTTTAGCATTAAACCGCTGACTCTGCCGTCTGAGCCTATTAATATAGGACCTGTTTTAAAATATGTGCCCACAGCCTTGCCTATTTTAAGAGCAAAGTCTGCGGTTAAATCTACGTTTACAACGCCGCGTATGCCGTTTGTTCCGAATAATCTGTTCAAGTTACTCCTCTCTATTTGTTTTTCGCTATATTTATATTCATTGAAATATAATGTTTTTTGAAAATAAATAGAGTACATGAAGTGTTATTAGAAAAATTTAAATTAGGAAAATAAATGTTTATTTATCGGTGTTATTTTATGCCGCGTGAATTCACTTACAGAGGTTTTACAATAGAGGAATTGCAGAAGATGAGCATGGATCAGTTTATTAATCTAATTCCAAGTAGATATAGGCGAAGTTTGAAAAGGGTCTCGCAGCAACAGAAAAAATTCTTAGAGAAGATAAGAAAGATTAAATCTTCAGGTAAATCAGGTGTTAAAATAAGAACTCATTTTAGAGAAGCTGTGATTCTACCAGAAATGGTTGGTTTAACAATATACGTGCATAACGGTAAAGAATTTCTCCCTGTTGAGATCACTCCCGAGCATATAGGCCATTATCTAGGCGAATTCGCGCCTACATGCAAGAAAGTGGTTCACGGCAACCCTGGTATAGGAGCGACCAAGTCTTCACTATATGTGCCTCTAAAGTAGATTGAATCTTCAACTATAAGCGAAGAACCTTCTCCCATTTCTTTTCACTTTCAACGGATAGTTGTATAATTCGCTTATGTTTTCAGATGTTAACACGTCTTCTATACGCCCTGTCTTCATCACACCCCCCTTTTTTAATAAAAGAGCGTGTGTGAAGCTTATAGGTATTTCTTCAAGATTATGAACAACTAGTATAATCGTTATATTCCTTCTTTCACGGCTTAACTTATCTATTAAGCTAAGCATTCGCTCTCGGCTTGGTAGGTCTAAGCCTTGGCATGGTTCATCTAATAATAGGAGACTAGGGTTAGCCATTAAAGCTCTTCCTATAAGACTTCTCTGCTGCTCTCCCCTTGAAAGATTGCTAAAAGCTTCATATTTTATTTTAGAGCAATCTAAAAAATCTATTATTTTACCAGCGTATTCTAAATCATCTTTCAAAGGTTTATCGTATAAGCCGAAGCTTGCAAATTTACCTGATAATATGACTTGGAGAAAACTTTCAGCGGTGGGAATATAGGGGAGTAGATCCGGGGATACGAAGCCTATTCTCCGTCGTAGATTTCTCAAATTTATTTCCCCGAATAGATTACCTAAAACTTTAACTACACCTTTAGAAGGCCATATATAACCGGAGATGATCTTTAAAAGCGTGGTTTTACCGGCGCCGTTCTCACCTAGAATGACCCATCTTTCCCCTGTGGAAACCCGCCAGGTTATGTCTCTTAGAATTACACGCCTATCCCTAATATAGTATACGTTTTCAAGCTCCACTACGAAGTTGTTTGACATTTTAAGCACCGTAATAAAAAAAAATAGAGAAATTGAAAAGCTAGCTTATTTCGATCGCTTCCACTCCACAGACTTCCGCGCCTTCTTTAGCGCATTTTTTAAGGTCTTCACCAACTTCGCCTATGCTATATTTCTCAGACTGTGTTTTCAAGTATTTCGCGACTATCTTAGATTTCCCTTCATCATCACTTTCATAAACTTCAGGGCACACCGAGTAGCATGAACCGCATGCGATGCATAGTTCGCGGTTAACTTTCACTCGAACCACCATTAAACCTCCCATTTTATATTTTGTGTGTTTAATAATAAAGCGTAACATTTTTATATCTTACTATATTTTCTCAATGTAGTCGGATTCGATTCGCTGAAAAACTTTTAAAAGTTTACCAGCAATCATTGTGTTATTATATAAAGTAGTGTATAATGTCTAAAAGGTGTAACCATGCCTAAATTCCGTTACTCCATAATCGGGGTGGACCCGGATACCACAGCTAAGGGTAGTGCACGTGAGGTCCGCGCGTCTCCTAAGGAGACTTTAGAGGTCTGCGCTGCGATTAAGAATATGAGGTTAAGTGAAGCTAAAAAATACCTTGAAGACGTGATAAAAAAACGTAGGCCTGTGCCTTTCAGAATCCATAAGAAGAAGGTACCGCATAAAAGGGGTTTAGATAAATGGTATGCGGGTCGTTATCCTGTGAAATCGGCTATTGAAGTTTTGAAGGTTCTTCAAAACGTTGAAGCTAACGCTGAGGCTAAGGGCCTTGACGTTGACGGGTTGAAAATAATTCACGCCGCTGTTCATAGAGGCCGTTTAATTAGAAAAGCGATCCCGAGAGCCTTCGGGAGAGCTACACCCTATTATGAATGCTTAATTCACATAGAGATCGTAGCCTCACAGCTAGCTGTAGGAGAGATGGAGGAGGTAGCCTAGATATGCCTGCTAAAACACACTTTGTTCAAACAGGAATAAAACACACTGAAATAGACGCTTTCCTTGCGAAAGAGTTAAGTAAAGCAGGTTACAGCGGTGTCGACGTTCAAAAAACACCTTTAGGGGCTAGAGTTATAATCTACGCTGAGCGCCCTGGAATGGTGATAGGTAGATCAGGTAAGAACATAAGGGATTTAACAACTATACTAGAAGAGAAATTCGGGCTTGAAAACCCTCAAATCGAGGTTAGCGAACTAGAAATACCTGAGCTTAAAGCCCGTGTTGTAGCCAACCTGCTAGTTCAGAGATTAGAGCGCGGAGATCACTTCCGTAGAGCAGCTTACGCGATTATGAGAAGAGTTATGGCTGCTGGCTCTAAAGGTGTTGAAATAAAGATCTCCGGTAAGCTTTCAAGTGAGAGAGCTAAATATCAGAAGTTCCATGACGGCGTTATTTGTAAAGCAGGTGAGCCTGCGATGATTTACGTGGACCACGCCGCGCTTCAAGCTTATCTTAAACCCGGAGTGATTGGTGTTCAAGTAAAAATAATGCCCCCGGATGTTGAAATGCCTGACGTTGTTAAAATAAAACCGAGAGCGGAACCCGCTCCAGTTAAAGAGGAGGTTAAACAACCTGCCACTGTTGAGGAATCAGCTAGAACAGAGACCATAGCCGCTGAAGAATCGAAAACCAGTGTAAAAGCGGATACTACACCAGAATCTCCAACTCAAGAAGTTAAAGCAGAGCCTGAGATTGAAGATTTAAAGGAGGAGTAGAATTGGCGATATACCGCATGAATCAAATCCGTAACATGAGCGACGAAGAGCTTGATAAAAAAATAGGTGAATTATACGCTGAGCTATCCCAGCAGAGAGTTCTTATAGCAGGGGGAGGAGCGGTTGAAAACCCTAGTAGAATCAGATTACTGAGGAGAACTATAGCTAAACTTTTAACAGTTAAAAACGAGCGTTCAAGAAAAACGGAGGCTAAGTGAAGTGTATAATGAGCGGACTCAAAAAAACAT comes from the Candidatus Odinarchaeum yellowstonii genome and includes:
- a CDS encoding 30S ribosomal protein S19, yielding MPREFTYRGFTIEELQKMSMDQFINLIPSRYRRSLKRVSQQQKKFLEKIRKIKSSGKSGVKIRTHFREAVILPEMVGLTIYVHNGKEFLPVEITPEHIGHYLGEFAPTCKKVVHGNPGIGATKSSLYVPLK
- the glmM gene encoding phosphoglucosamine mutase, with product MNRLFGTNGIRGVVNVDLTADFALKIGKAVGTYFKTGPILIGSDGRVSGLMLKNAIISGLLSVGVNAIDVGLAPTPAIQYAIRELTSRGAVIVTASHNPPEFNGVKVVGSDGVEVSTIEEQEIEKIYFLNSYATVNWRNVGWCDRREDILKIYMDSIIRKVDVTLIKKTGLKVVVDAGNGVGGLVTPYLTTIAGCETITVNSNLDGFFPGRNPEPNDENLQLLKKTVKETGADIGIAHDGDADRVVFVDEKGSFITGDKSFALLVIKTLSKIKKGIVVTPIATSNIVKDVVEQYGGRLITTRVGSVIVARTLKEVDGVIGGEENGGIFYAPHQYVRDGAMGAMLMLEYLAETGEALSKLIEKLPKYYQVKKKLSCPDSFKEKLLNKLKEKLKNYNLDTTDGLKIYAENGWVLIRASGTEPIVRCYAESRSQKEAERLSKWGVELVDEELKELKS
- a CDS encoding 50S ribosomal protein L22, with protein sequence MPKFRYSIIGVDPDTTAKGSAREVRASPKETLEVCAAIKNMRLSEAKKYLEDVIKKRRPVPFRIHKKKVPHKRGLDKWYAGRYPVKSAIEVLKVLQNVEANAEAKGLDVDGLKIIHAAVHRGRLIRKAIPRAFGRATPYYECLIHIEIVASQLAVGEMEEVA
- a CDS encoding ferredoxin, with translation MKVNRELCIACGSCYSVCPEVYESDDEGKSKIVAKYLKTQSEKYSIGEVGEDLKKCAKEGAEVCGVEAIEIS
- a CDS encoding SIS domain-containing protein, whose amino-acid sequence is MWDELEKKYDKLGVKENILTLGESVKNTLSLESSRVEEAASKLRECSNIILTGAGDKYIIPCISKIIWRYYSKKPIEVYHSRCLVEQDLMLDNDSAVIFLSQSGATYDTIQAFKKLNYKIKLAVWITNLKHTAPGSIYDLKTENCIILNTHTIKYPEKPLISTSTFQTTLALLNDLLLTTINTPEALDLKKTQREKLPALIEETAKNPKIIEWAKRKALELVKHRGETFYVVGDGIRYLIAVKQAVIMFMEGCKQDACHMRAEEFIHSLIETLEPENPVKKPLILLNPHRSFASESLMKTARYITKMWRKYAGEDKIILTSPYDFIKNRLGGLAGNLLSPALYAIPLMWLTYYYALTLGVDPGISRLVSKIRRRSHI
- a CDS encoding 30S ribosomal protein S3; amino-acid sequence: MPAKTHFVQTGIKHTEIDAFLAKELSKAGYSGVDVQKTPLGARVIIYAERPGMVIGRSGKNIRDLTTILEEKFGLENPQIEVSELEIPELKARVVANLLVQRLERGDHFRRAAYAIMRRVMAAGSKGVEIKISGKLSSERAKYQKFHDGVICKAGEPAMIYVDHAALQAYLKPGVIGVQVKIMPPDVEMPDVVKIKPRAEPAPVKEEVKQPATVEESARTETIAAEESKTSVKADTTPESPTQEVKAEPEIEDLKEE
- a CDS encoding ATP-binding cassette domain-containing protein — encoded protein: MSNNFVVELENVYYIRDRRVILRDITWRVSTGERWVILGENGAGKTTLLKIISGYIWPSKGVVKVLGNLFGEINLRNLRRRIGFVSPDLLPYIPTAESFLQVILSGKFASFGLYDKPLKDDLEYAGKIIDFLDCSKIKYEAFSNLSRGEQQRSLIGRALMANPSLLLLDEPCQGLDLPSRERMLSLIDKLSRERRNITIILVVHNLEEIPISFTHALLLKKGGVMKTGRIEDVLTSENISELYNYPLKVKRNGRRFFAYS
- the rpmC gene encoding 50S ribosomal protein L29, with protein sequence MNQIRNMSDEELDKKIGELYAELSQQRVLIAGGGAVENPSRIRLLRRTIAKLLTVKNERSRKTEAK